A genomic region of Bacillota bacterium contains the following coding sequences:
- a CDS encoding DNA adenine methylase translates to MELFEFGEEPALFLTSPGQGTRRVDPLVTRNGRSRTRRLIAFGWYGGKYSHLDWLLPLLPPAHHYCEPFGGSAAVLLNREPSPVETYNDLDGEVVNFFRVLREQTDELIKAIALTPFSREEFELAISPPEEDISDLERARRFYVRARQARTGLAQTATLGRWANCINTSRRGMSGAVSRWLGGIDLLPDIAQRLLRVQIENRPAIEVIRLYDSPRTLFYCDPPYVPDTRGDRRAYGFEMDASAHRELAKVLHECKGMVAISGYRCPLMDELYGDWECILAPVKTCHSVKQPRQEALWINYRVPV, encoded by the coding sequence ATGGAACTCTTCGAATTCGGTGAGGAACCAGCTCTGTTCTTGACTTCGCCTGGGCAGGGAACGCGTCGAGTCGACCCACTGGTGACGCGCAACGGGCGATCGCGAACCCGCAGGCTGATTGCCTTCGGATGGTATGGGGGAAAATACTCTCACCTTGACTGGTTGCTACCACTACTTCCGCCAGCACATCATTACTGTGAGCCATTCGGAGGGTCTGCTGCGGTCCTGTTGAATAGAGAACCCTCACCGGTGGAGACGTACAACGACTTGGACGGTGAGGTGGTAAACTTTTTCAGGGTGCTTCGTGAGCAAACAGACGAACTGATTAAGGCGATAGCCCTGACACCGTTTTCACGGGAAGAGTTTGAACTGGCTATCTCCCCGCCTGAGGAGGATATCTCCGACCTTGAACGAGCCAGACGCTTCTACGTCCGCGCCAGGCAAGCGCGCACGGGGCTCGCGCAGACAGCAACATTGGGCAGATGGGCAAACTGCATCAATACCTCGAGGAGAGGAATGTCCGGTGCCGTGTCGCGGTGGCTGGGAGGGATAGACCTGCTGCCAGACATCGCACAACGCCTGCTTCGCGTGCAGATTGAAAACCGCCCTGCTATTGAGGTCATTCGACTTTACGACTCCCCACGAACACTGTTCTACTGTGACCCGCCGTATGTGCCAGATACGCGCGGCGATAGACGCGCCTATGGTTTTGAGATGGACGCCTCCGCTCACAGGGAGCTGGCGAAGGTGTTGCACGAATGCAAGGGAATGGTCGCGATATCGGGGTACCGCTGTCCACTGATGGACGAGCTTTATGGGGATTGGGAGTGTATTCTCGCGCCAGTAAAAACCTGCCACTCGGTGAAACAGCCGCGACAAGAAGCCCTATGGATCAATTATCGAGTGCCTGTTTGA
- a CDS encoding restriction endonuclease, SacI family: MAIRIDLETAQRLLQHEFDMAERAYLSASPIDVDPILRDAADILFTTRTQAFREALLGCALARVIDSRIDITLPYAGHGSNAFSGRTLDEQVVNPFLVSRQVPCSKGPYLAVFRRSVRFVHETREGLRDKTGYDAFLRYIEVLKQADPDQARILLRYLLYRFVELRESSRVPVGALDRMSLDQIAQVVANLLSRPSGGVLPVLITVALLRAMKQVYRLAWDIKWQPINVADRTSGVGGDVTVWDGGQIYLVIEVTEREVDRGRVETTLRDKISQLGLRDYLFAFTNLEPQKDAKLLAEMLFAQGHEVGFIRVQDWVYYNLATAGNEGRKVFLKEFTELLNGAPAAIKMAWNDAVQQLFSKTIPNEVER, translated from the coding sequence GTGGCAATACGCATCGATTTAGAGACTGCCCAGAGATTACTGCAACACGAGTTCGATATGGCCGAACGTGCTTACCTTAGTGCATCTCCTATTGATGTAGACCCTATCCTTCGCGACGCAGCGGACATTCTGTTTACCACACGTACTCAGGCTTTTCGTGAGGCTTTATTGGGTTGTGCGTTAGCTCGTGTTATCGACTCCCGCATCGATATCACATTACCCTATGCAGGTCATGGTAGCAACGCCTTTAGTGGGCGTACGCTAGACGAACAGGTAGTCAACCCTTTCCTTGTTTCGCGGCAAGTTCCCTGCTCCAAAGGTCCATATCTCGCCGTATTCCGACGAAGCGTACGGTTTGTCCATGAAACGCGTGAAGGACTGCGCGACAAGACGGGCTACGACGCTTTCTTGCGATACATTGAAGTGCTGAAACAGGCGGACCCTGACCAGGCGAGAATCCTTCTGCGCTACCTGCTGTATCGTTTCGTGGAGCTGCGGGAGAGTTCAAGAGTTCCTGTTGGTGCTCTTGATCGGATGAGCTTAGATCAAATTGCCCAGGTAGTTGCAAATCTCCTGTCCCGCCCAAGCGGGGGTGTGTTGCCTGTCCTAATCACGGTGGCTCTTCTGCGCGCTATGAAACAGGTGTATCGCCTGGCATGGGATATTAAATGGCAGCCCATTAATGTTGCCGACCGGACCTCTGGTGTTGGAGGAGATGTCACAGTATGGGATGGAGGGCAAATATATCTCGTCATCGAGGTGACAGAACGCGAGGTAGATAGAGGCAGGGTTGAAACCACGCTGCGCGACAAGATTTCCCAGCTCGGTTTGCGCGATTATCTTTTCGCTTTCACCAACCTAGAACCTCAAAAAGACGCCAAATTGCTGGCAGAAATGCTATTTGCACAGGGGCATGAGGTTGGCTTCATCCGCGTGCAGGACTGGGTCTATTACAACCTTGCCACCGCTGGGAATGAGGGCAGGAAGGTTTTTCTGAAAGAATTCACGGAGCTGTTGAACGGTGCGCCTGCAGCGATAAAGATGGCATGGAACGATGCTGTCCAGCAGCTCTTCAGTAAGACAATCCCTAACGAGGTGGAGAGATGA
- a CDS encoding beta-galactosidase, with translation MPNVSYDHRAVTIDGKRTLLLSGAIHYPRSTPGMWRSLMERSKEAGLNTVETYVFWNLHERFRGIYDFSDRLDIRRFLDIAQELGLYVILRIGPYICAETNYGGLPAWLRDVPGIRMRTDNEPFLREMEQWVRLLCDYVRPYFAPQGGPIILAQIENEYGNIAWRYGEEGERYLNRLAEMTRTLQVGVPWVMCKGGAPGTIETINAFYAHRELDDYFARYPDKPALWTEHWPGWYDLWGYPHNRRTPENVAYAAARFFAAGGTGMNYYMWHGGTNFDRDGSFLQTTSYDYDAPLDEYGLPTTKMYHLARLHRILREYATVLVESERAHPETLSEGVLVYTYRHDGRSLVFLCNDDTQRTVSVSYQRHRYQLPPQSVTLIGDGTPLMNTAQVEPRDVIERRFEVCDPKLAPFQWWVEPLPGSEAIPLHPPVLSDKPVEQLQFTRDQTDYCWYVAKLMVLPHQEGKGVLELQGVADVVHLFLDGQFVATTQPPLPENRNLDDLDTFTQRFEIEMSTGEHTLAILCCALGLVKGDWMLGERNMVDERKGFWGKLLWRGEPLEAPWRIEAGLKGEHHRVYAEGSALVRWESSIEVARGKPLCWWKTTFERPKSSAPLALDLNGMTKGMAWLNGRCVGRYWLAPGTGKPEEWLLQAVYQEGEGLPTQRYYHLPADWLVEQNVLVLFEEVGGDPTQVRLCYRV, from the coding sequence ATGCCGAACGTGAGTTACGACCACCGTGCTGTCACCATCGATGGCAAACGGACACTGTTGCTGAGCGGAGCGATACACTACCCCCGCAGCACCCCCGGAATGTGGCGGTCGTTGATGGAGCGCAGTAAAGAGGCAGGGTTAAACACCGTCGAGACCTACGTCTTCTGGAACCTGCACGAACGCTTCCGCGGGATATACGATTTCTCCGACAGGCTGGATATCCGCCGCTTTCTGGACATCGCACAGGAGCTGGGACTGTATGTTATCCTGCGCATCGGCCCCTATATCTGCGCGGAGACCAACTACGGTGGTCTGCCAGCCTGGCTGCGCGACGTGCCTGGCATCCGGATGCGCACCGACAATGAACCGTTCCTGCGGGAGATGGAGCAGTGGGTGAGGCTGCTGTGCGACTACGTGCGTCCGTACTTCGCGCCTCAGGGCGGTCCCATCATCCTTGCGCAGATTGAAAACGAATACGGCAACATCGCGTGGCGCTACGGGGAGGAAGGCGAACGTTACCTGAACCGCCTTGCCGAGATGACGCGGACCCTGCAGGTAGGCGTGCCATGGGTGATGTGCAAAGGCGGTGCGCCCGGAACCATCGAGACCATCAACGCCTTTTACGCGCATCGCGAGCTGGACGATTACTTCGCCCGCTACCCCGACAAGCCCGCGCTGTGGACGGAACACTGGCCCGGCTGGTACGACCTGTGGGGATACCCGCACAACCGCCGCACGCCCGAGAACGTGGCATACGCCGCCGCACGATTCTTTGCGGCTGGTGGAACAGGCATGAATTACTACATGTGGCACGGCGGCACCAACTTCGACCGCGACGGCAGCTTCCTGCAAACCACCAGCTACGACTACGACGCCCCACTGGACGAATACGGGCTGCCCACCACCAAGATGTACCATCTGGCGCGTCTGCATCGCATCCTGCGGGAATACGCGACGGTGCTGGTGGAGAGCGAACGCGCCCACCCGGAAACGCTATCCGAGGGCGTTCTGGTGTACACTTACCGACATGATGGGCGGTCGCTGGTTTTCCTGTGCAATGATGACACGCAAAGGACGGTGTCTGTCTCATACCAGAGACATCGTTACCAGCTGCCGCCGCAGTCGGTGACACTCATCGGCGACGGCACGCCTCTGATGAACACGGCGCAGGTGGAGCCGCGCGATGTCATAGAGCGACGCTTCGAAGTCTGCGACCCCAAGCTCGCGCCATTCCAGTGGTGGGTAGAGCCGCTTCCCGGCAGCGAAGCGATACCGTTGCACCCGCCCGTCCTTTCCGACAAGCCAGTGGAGCAACTGCAGTTCACCCGCGACCAGACCGACTACTGCTGGTACGTTGCCAAACTGATGGTGCTGCCGCATCAGGAAGGCAAAGGCGTGCTGGAACTGCAGGGGGTTGCGGACGTGGTGCATCTGTTTCTGGACGGGCAGTTTGTCGCCACGACACAACCGCCTTTGCCCGAGAACCGCAACCTGGACGACCTGGACACCTTCACGCAGCGGTTTGAAATCGAGATGAGTACAGGTGAGCATACCTTAGCCATCCTGTGCTGCGCGCTGGGACTGGTTAAGGGCGACTGGATGCTGGGCGAGCGCAACATGGTGGACGAACGCAAGGGTTTCTGGGGCAAGCTGCTGTGGCGTGGTGAGCCTCTGGAAGCACCATGGCGTATCGAAGCGGGGCTGAAAGGCGAGCATCACCGTGTCTATGCCGAAGGCAGCGCGCTGGTACGCTGGGAGAGCAGCATTGAGGTAGCGCGTGGGAAACCGCTTTGCTGGTGGAAAACGACCTTTGAACGTCCCAAGAGCAGTGCTCCGCTGGCTTTAGACCTGAACGGAATGACGAAAGGCATGGCATGGCTGAACGGGCGATGCGTCGGGCGGTACTGGCTGGCGCCTGGCACCGGCAAGCCGGAGGAGTGGCTGCTGCAGGCGGTGTATCAGGAAGGCGAGGGCTTACCCACGCAGCGCTATTACCACCTGCCCGCCGACTGGCTGGTGGAACAGAACGTGCTGGTGCTTTTTGAAGAAGTCGGCGGCGACCCCACGCAGGTGAGATTGTGCTACAGAGTGTAG
- a CDS encoding cupin domain-containing protein yields MNAEAQHWIEALRLQPHPEGGYYRETYRSSQRLLGCCLSQHEGPRVAATAIYFLLPGEQFSALHRLRSDEIWHFYAGSPLTLYIIDPQGNLSQVKLGKDIDNDESLQVMVPAGCWFGATVDAPDGYTLVGCTVAPGFEFEDFELGHREELIERYPQHRELIERLTR; encoded by the coding sequence ATGAACGCTGAGGCGCAACACTGGATCGAAGCGCTACGGTTGCAACCGCATCCCGAAGGAGGTTACTATCGGGAAACTTACCGCTCCAGCCAGCGACTGCTGGGGTGTTGCCTTTCCCAGCACGAGGGACCACGCGTCGCGGCAACCGCCATCTACTTCCTCTTGCCGGGTGAGCAGTTTTCCGCTCTGCATCGCCTGCGCTCCGATGAGATATGGCATTTCTATGCGGGCAGCCCATTGACCCTGTATATCATTGACCCGCAGGGCAATCTCTCTCAAGTCAAGCTGGGAAAAGATATCGACAACGACGAATCGTTGCAGGTGATGGTACCAGCTGGCTGCTGGTTCGGAGCAACAGTGGACGCACCCGACGGTTACACGCTGGTGGGCTGTACGGTAGCACCCGGTTTCGAGTTCGAGGACTTCGAGCTGGGTCATCGCGAAGAGTTGATAGAACGCTATCCGCAGCACCGCGAACTGATTGAGCGGTTAACGAGGTAA
- a CDS encoding DUF4965 domain-containing protein — protein MNLFATSVSRLGSRFTLVFDPYHRHVLHSALGRWIDQPLDLTIGVQTESGEVVALPFTREAEMFDAVEQELRLCGVRYTAHSVKYGVRLTLEVTAPFYPHDVSTSIAPVLYFTLRVQPQHRLFWTNTQNPLQQGRLLVRLKREGLQFTALPDALAMEYVISQVADDRFSIKDFIVGDTPPTAHERLVPLTDGASIDNDGLSLPFDFSRGEEATLRFAWCAYVDAPVLEVFGKPMRFLYTRHFASVEDVARFAREQQDTLLRKTAFTESLLDEASLSKSQLDLIRFSFQNFLLNSWWVVDEQGEEWFSVWEGSCYFHSTVDVEYNNGLVYFAFWLPLLEKLLDEWARFEMQDEVGSYLAHDMGTHAQVGSQAYPHPMQVEENANYLLMLHAYWRWAGNLAPARRHHALCKRLVNYFERSDTTGNGFPNEGVANTIDDASAAVQYAREQVYLAVKTLSACHAAAQLASALGDAEWQAQCERIVTRIRETLDAHAWLGDHYAVCLERTAEGLHDPWTGEPLHGELSGWDAYSIYTANGLLYLLMSGHTPPVDLWRMKQDIANAYRHALTEYGCTHTSADKSNVWLSQNLWRDYIAAYLDVGLPDNSSRYMAMEQLMNTAGLNKGFIDTYFTNNLCFYPRGITSIGYLFAMCGLQIDRTQGVVRLRRTAPYPCRVPLLPLADWQQGEVPFVTYHLTDAGVTGALEGEKLPGGLRVEWY, from the coding sequence ATGAACCTGTTCGCGACATCTGTTAGCCGACTGGGATCGCGCTTCACACTGGTGTTCGATCCCTACCATCGTCATGTGTTGCACTCCGCGCTGGGCAGATGGATAGACCAGCCTCTAGACCTGACCATCGGGGTGCAGACAGAGAGCGGTGAGGTGGTTGCCCTACCGTTTACCCGCGAGGCGGAGATGTTCGACGCGGTGGAACAGGAGCTGCGCCTTTGCGGCGTGCGCTATACCGCGCATTCCGTCAAGTACGGCGTTCGCTTGACGCTGGAAGTAACCGCTCCCTTCTATCCGCACGACGTCTCCACCTCCATTGCGCCAGTGCTCTATTTCACCCTGCGGGTGCAGCCACAGCATCGTCTCTTCTGGACAAACACCCAAAATCCCTTGCAGCAGGGCAGGCTGTTGGTGCGTCTGAAACGGGAGGGCTTGCAGTTCACCGCCCTGCCCGACGCACTGGCGATGGAATATGTTATCTCGCAGGTGGCGGACGACCGCTTCTCCATCAAAGACTTTATTGTCGGTGATACGCCACCGACGGCGCACGAACGGCTCGTGCCATTGACCGACGGAGCATCCATCGACAACGACGGGCTATCACTTCCCTTTGACTTCTCTCGCGGCGAGGAAGCCACTCTGCGCTTCGCGTGGTGTGCATACGTGGATGCACCCGTGCTGGAAGTGTTCGGCAAGCCGATGCGGTTCCTGTACACACGCCATTTCGCCAGCGTGGAGGACGTGGCACGCTTCGCAAGGGAGCAACAGGACACCCTTCTGCGCAAGACGGCATTCACCGAGAGCCTGCTGGACGAAGCAAGTCTTAGCAAATCGCAGCTGGACCTCATCCGCTTCTCGTTCCAGAACTTCCTGCTAAACAGCTGGTGGGTGGTGGACGAGCAGGGCGAAGAGTGGTTCAGCGTATGGGAAGGTTCCTGCTATTTCCACAGTACGGTGGACGTGGAGTACAACAACGGGCTGGTCTACTTCGCCTTCTGGCTGCCTTTGCTGGAGAAGCTGCTGGACGAGTGGGCGCGATTCGAGATGCAGGACGAAGTGGGCAGCTACCTCGCGCACGACATGGGCACGCACGCGCAGGTGGGTTCGCAGGCTTATCCCCATCCCATGCAGGTGGAAGAGAACGCAAACTACCTGCTGATGCTGCACGCCTACTGGCGGTGGGCGGGCAACCTGGCGCCCGCGCGTCGACATCATGCGCTGTGCAAGCGACTCGTAAACTACTTCGAGCGCAGCGATACCACTGGTAACGGCTTCCCAAACGAAGGGGTAGCAAACACCATCGACGATGCCTCCGCCGCGGTGCAGTACGCGCGAGAGCAGGTATACCTCGCGGTCAAAACGCTCTCCGCGTGCCATGCCGCGGCGCAGCTGGCGAGCGCGCTTGGAGATGCCGAATGGCAGGCGCAGTGTGAGCGCATCGTCACGCGCATTCGGGAAACTCTCGACGCACACGCCTGGCTGGGCGACCACTATGCCGTCTGCCTGGAGCGCACCGCCGAAGGCTTGCACGACCCCTGGACGGGCGAGCCGTTGCACGGCGAGCTGAGCGGCTGGGACGCCTACTCCATCTACACCGCCAACGGCTTGCTCTACCTGCTGATGAGCGGACACACGCCGCCCGTGGACCTCTGGCGCATGAAACAGGACATCGCCAACGCCTATCGGCATGCGCTCACCGAGTACGGCTGCACGCACACCAGTGCGGACAAAAGCAACGTGTGGCTTTCTCAGAATCTGTGGCGCGACTACATCGCTGCCTATCTCGACGTCGGCTTGCCCGATAACTCTTCGAGGTACATGGCGATGGAGCAACTCATGAACACCGCGGGACTGAACAAGGGGTTCATCGACACCTACTTCACCAACAACCTTTGCTTCTACCCGCGGGGTATCACCTCCATCGGCTACCTGTTCGCGATGTGCGGTCTGCAAATAGACCGTACGCAGGGAGTGGTGCGTCTGCGCAGGACAGCCCCGTATCCCTGCCGCGTGCCGCTGTTGCCCCTGGCAGACTGGCAACAAGGGGAGGTGCCGTTCGTGACCTATCACCTGACGGATGCAGGGGTGACGGGCGCGCTGGAAGGCGAGAAGTTGCCGGGCGGCTTGCGCGTGGAGTGGTATTGA
- a CDS encoding DegT/DnrJ/EryC1/StrS family aminotransferase, whose amino-acid sequence MIHSTADTLAVEGGTPVRARGWPTWPVFDRTEEEALLEVVRSGKWWSVEGTKVREFEAAFARFQDAQFAVCVTNGTAALEVALRAAHIGCGDEVIVPPYTFIATATAVLSVGATPVFVDVEEESLNIDPTKIEEAITPRTRAIIPVHIAGCPADMDGVLEVARKHNLLVIEDAAQAHAAEWKGTKVGAIGDMGCFSFQASKNLNAGEGGAVLTNDPHWADQVWSVHNVGRVRGGRWYEHHVLGSNFRMTEFQAAILLAQLQRLPEQTERRTQNARKLTEMLSQIPGIRPPRPDPRVTRHAYHLYIFRYDKSHFGGRPREDFLKALSAEGIPCTAGYVPLYKERVFLNRPISKDLCQLSTLKDYSKVHCPVCERACYEEAVWLYQNMLLGDEQDMADIATAVAKVQRAFTR is encoded by the coding sequence ATGATACACAGCACGGCAGACACCTTAGCCGTTGAGGGGGGCACGCCCGTACGCGCACGCGGCTGGCCTACCTGGCCCGTCTTTGACAGGACCGAAGAAGAGGCGTTGCTGGAGGTGGTGCGCAGTGGTAAGTGGTGGTCGGTCGAGGGTACGAAGGTGCGGGAGTTCGAGGCAGCCTTCGCCCGATTTCAGGATGCGCAGTTTGCCGTGTGCGTCACCAACGGCACAGCGGCACTGGAGGTAGCTCTTCGTGCGGCACATATCGGCTGCGGGGATGAGGTCATCGTGCCGCCATATACCTTCATTGCCACGGCCACCGCAGTGCTGTCAGTAGGCGCGACACCCGTGTTCGTAGACGTGGAGGAGGAGAGCCTGAACATCGACCCCACGAAAATCGAGGAGGCGATTACCCCACGCACGAGGGCGATTATTCCCGTGCACATCGCTGGATGCCCGGCAGACATGGACGGCGTGCTGGAGGTCGCACGCAAACACAACCTGCTGGTGATTGAGGATGCCGCGCAGGCGCACGCTGCCGAGTGGAAGGGCACCAAAGTGGGCGCGATTGGCGATATGGGGTGTTTCAGCTTTCAGGCGAGCAAGAACCTCAACGCGGGCGAGGGCGGTGCGGTGCTAACCAACGACCCCCACTGGGCGGACCAGGTGTGGTCGGTGCACAACGTGGGCAGGGTGCGCGGCGGACGCTGGTACGAACATCACGTGCTGGGCAGTAACTTCCGCATGACCGAGTTTCAAGCAGCGATTCTGCTGGCACAACTCCAGCGCCTGCCTGAGCAGACCGAACGGCGCACCCAAAACGCACGCAAGCTCACCGAGATGCTGTCGCAGATTCCGGGCATCCGACCACCCCGACCGGATCCACGCGTGACGCGACACGCCTATCACCTGTACATCTTCCGCTATGACAAAAGCCATTTCGGCGGACGTCCGCGCGAAGACTTTCTCAAAGCATTGAGCGCGGAAGGCATCCCCTGCACGGCAGGATACGTGCCGCTGTATAAAGAGCGCGTTTTCCTGAACCGCCCTATCTCTAAAGACCTGTGCCAGCTCAGCACGCTGAAGGATTATTCGAAGGTACACTGCCCAGTGTGCGAGCGGGCGTGCTACGAGGAGGCAGTGTGGCTGTACCAGAACATGCTGCTCGGCGATGAGCAGGACATGGCAGACATCGCTACAGCGGTGGCTAAGGTACAGCGTGCGTTTACACGGTGA
- the gatA gene encoding Asp-tRNA(Asn)/Glu-tRNA(Gln) amidotransferase subunit GatA, with amino-acid sequence MSQLCSLTIHEAHDLLRRREITSRELTQAVLERIEAVEPKVRAYITRTPELALQQAEEADRLLQAGEGDALTGIPLALKDNLCTRGVLTTCASKILQNFVPPYDAHVVEQLRQRHAVFVGKANMDEFAMGSSTENSAFFVTRNPWNLDCVPGGSSGGSAAAVAADMCIAALGSDTGGSIRQPAALCGVVGMKPTYGRVSRYGLVAYASSLDQIGPITKDVTDCALLLNAICGKDYRDSTSVDVPVPDFTAALVPEVQGLRIGVPKEFFAQGVAPEVTDAVYQAVRLLESVGAVAEETSLPYIEYGLACYYILAPAEASSNLARYDGVKYGWRTQELKGHIDMVEQTRGEGFGAEVKQRIMIGTYALSAGYYDAYYLKAQQVRTLIRRDFDRAFERYDVLLTPTSPTVAFRIGEKAEDPLAMKLADVCTIPVNIAGLPALAMPCGFQDGLPIGLQIIGKPWDEETILRVAYTYEQATDWHRRKPAL; translated from the coding sequence ATGAGCCAGTTATGCAGTCTGACCATCCATGAGGCGCACGACCTGCTGCGCAGGCGGGAGATAACCAGCCGTGAACTCACTCAGGCGGTGCTGGAGCGCATCGAAGCTGTGGAGCCGAAGGTGCGCGCCTATATCACCCGCACACCCGAACTTGCCCTGCAACAAGCAGAGGAGGCGGACCGCCTGCTGCAGGCAGGTGAGGGCGACGCGCTAACGGGCATCCCGCTTGCGCTGAAGGACAACCTCTGCACGCGCGGCGTGCTGACTACCTGCGCTTCTAAGATACTGCAAAACTTCGTGCCGCCGTACGACGCCCATGTGGTGGAACAGCTCCGCCAACGGCACGCGGTGTTCGTGGGCAAGGCGAACATGGACGAGTTTGCCATGGGTTCCTCCACCGAGAACTCGGCGTTCTTTGTCACGCGCAACCCGTGGAATCTGGATTGTGTGCCTGGGGGCAGCAGTGGGGGCTCGGCGGCGGCGGTGGCAGCGGACATGTGCATTGCCGCGCTGGGTTCCGACACGGGCGGCTCCATCCGGCAGCCTGCCGCGTTGTGTGGTGTGGTGGGGATGAAACCCACCTACGGGCGCGTCAGCCGATACGGGCTGGTGGCATACGCCTCTTCCCTCGACCAGATTGGACCCATTACCAAAGACGTCACCGACTGCGCGCTGTTGCTCAACGCCATCTGCGGCAAGGACTATCGCGACTCCACCAGTGTGGACGTCCCCGTGCCCGATTTCACCGCTGCGCTGGTGCCGGAGGTGCAAGGGCTGCGCATCGGCGTGCCGAAAGAGTTCTTCGCGCAGGGAGTAGCTCCCGAAGTGACTGACGCTGTGTATCAGGCGGTGCGCCTGCTGGAAAGTGTGGGAGCCGTTGCGGAAGAGACCTCTTTGCCCTACATTGAGTACGGGCTGGCGTGCTACTACATCCTCGCCCCCGCCGAGGCGAGTTCCAACCTCGCCCGCTATGATGGCGTCAAGTACGGCTGGCGCACGCAGGAGCTGAAAGGACACATCGACATGGTGGAGCAGACTCGCGGCGAGGGCTTCGGTGCGGAAGTCAAGCAGCGCATCATGATAGGCACCTATGCGCTGTCGGCGGGCTACTACGATGCCTACTACCTGAAAGCACAGCAGGTGCGCACGCTCATCCGCCGAGACTTCGACCGTGCGTTCGAGCGTTACGATGTGCTCCTCACCCCGACGTCGCCCACCGTTGCTTTCCGAATCGGCGAAAAGGCGGAAGACCCGCTGGCGATGAAGCTGGCGGATGTGTGCACCATTCCAGTGAACATCGCGGGCTTGCCTGCGCTGGCAATGCCCTGCGGGTTTCAGGACGGATTGCCGATTGGTCTGCAGATTATCGGCAAGCCGTGGGACGAGGAGACCATCCTGCGCGTAGCCTACACCTATGAGCAGGCAACCGACTGGCACCGGCGCAAACCGGCGCTGTAA